One window of Cervus elaphus chromosome 2, mCerEla1.1, whole genome shotgun sequence genomic DNA carries:
- the LOC122704832 gene encoding pregnancy-associated glycoprotein 2-like, whose protein sequence is MKWLGLLGLVALSECMVIIPVTQMKTMRETLRERNLLTDFSEEHPYSLSQNATNDQNIIYHPLRNYKDFAYVGTIAIGMPPQEFTVMFDTGSSDLWVPSTHCHSLSCLTHNLFNPHKSTTFKLLDNPVDLIYASGRINGVLGQDIIQIGNLLHFNQTFALSQKQSKHFFQNAPFDGILGLGFPSLAIQGTTPLFDNLKNLGLIPYPLFAFYLSCRRENGSVVMFGGVDHSYHTGKLNWVPVSRTHYWQITMGRISMNGKVIACKRGCQAILDTGTIFLLGPSRRIAKIHRLIRVRPFESLQYTVPCNTTSTLPPLIFTIKGIDYPVPAQAYIHKNSEGLCYSTFRNGKQHENEAETWVLGNTFLRLYFSVYDREKYRIGLAPAV, encoded by the exons AATTCCTGTTACGCAAATGAAGACCATGAGAGAAACCCTAAGGGAAAGAAATTTGCTGACAGATTTCTCTGAGGAACACCCTTACAGCCTGTCCCAGAATGCCACTAATGACCAAAACATAATTTATCATCCCCTGAGGAACTACAAGGAT TTCGCCTATGTTGGCACCATCGCCATTGGAATGCCCCCTCAGGAGTTCACCGTTATGTTTGACACCGGCTCCTCTGACCTGTGGGTGCCCTCCACCCACTGCCACAGTCTGAGCTGCT TGACGCACAATCTCTTCAACCCTCATAAGTCTACCACCTTCAAGCTCCTGGACAATCCCGTCGACCTCATCTATGCCTCTGGGAGGATAAACGGAGTCCTTGGCCAAGACATCATTCAA ATTGGGAACCTTCTCCACTTCAACCAGACCTTTGCCCTGAGCCAGAAGCAAtccaaacatttttttcaaaatgcacCTTTTGATGGCATCTTGGGCCTGGGCTTCCCCAGCCTTGCCATCCAAGGAACCACCCCACTCTTTGACAACCTGAAGAACCTTGGACTTATTCCTTACCCTCTCTTTGCCTTCTACTTGAGCTG CCGGAGGGAGAATGGCAGTGTGGTGATGTTTGGTGGGGTGGACCACTCTTACCACACGGGAAAGCTCAACTGGGTACCAGTGTCCCGAACCCACTACTGGCAGATAACCATGGGCCG CATCTCCATGAACGGGAAGGTAATTGCTTGTAAACGTGGCTGCCAGGCTATTTTGGATACTGGGACTATATTCCTGCTCGGCCCAAGTAGACGCATCGCCAAAATCCACAGGCTTATCCGCGTCAGGCCCTTTGAAAGTCTGCAG TACACGGTTCCATGTAACACCACCAGCACCCTGCCTCCTCTCATCTTCACCATCAAGGGCATCGACTACCCAGTGCCCGCTCAAGCCTACATTCACAAG AATTCTGAGGGCCTCTGCTACAGCACCTTTCGGAATGGCAAACAGCATGAGAACGAGGCAGAGACCTGGGTCCTGGGTAACACCTTCCTGAGGCTGTACTTCTCAGTTTATGATCGGGAAAAGTACAGGATTGGCCTGGCTCCTGCAGTGTAA